A single region of the Phragmitibacter flavus genome encodes:
- the mnmA gene encoding tRNA 2-thiouridine(34) synthase MnmA yields MSRILAAMSGGVDSSLATALLVREGHEVVGAYMKNWINEENVIGHCPWQEDIEDARAVADQLGVEFRVVNLMRDYREKVVKYLLEGYQQGITPNPDVMCNREMKFGVLWEWAKEKGFDGIATGHYARSEMVNGEPSVFRGVDGNKDQSYFLAMLRPEQVKIASFPIGHLPKPEVREQAAMLGLKTAAKKDSQGICFIGEVRMEDFLRTFVEDNPGDIVDLNGKVLGEHRGLHLYTLGQRKGLRVASNLYKQAYVAVAKRPERNELVVAIERDDTPLLWAKRCIIGSLSNAAPASFDLAKPRSLMAQPRYRCPAALASYTPSNDGKTAELLFDEPQRALTPGQICALYDGDQLLGGSVFEEIVYA; encoded by the coding sequence ATGTCTCGAATTTTAGCAGCGATGTCCGGTGGGGTTGATAGCAGCCTCGCTACAGCACTTTTGGTGCGTGAAGGCCACGAGGTGGTGGGGGCCTACATGAAGAACTGGATCAACGAGGAGAACGTGATCGGCCACTGCCCATGGCAGGAGGACATTGAAGATGCGCGGGCGGTGGCGGACCAGTTGGGCGTGGAGTTTCGGGTGGTCAATTTGATGCGCGACTATCGTGAGAAGGTGGTGAAGTATCTGTTGGAGGGGTATCAGCAAGGGATCACGCCCAATCCAGATGTGATGTGCAATCGCGAGATGAAGTTCGGGGTGTTGTGGGAGTGGGCGAAGGAGAAGGGATTCGATGGGATCGCCACGGGGCACTACGCGCGGAGTGAAATGGTGAATGGCGAGCCCTCAGTGTTTAGGGGCGTCGATGGCAACAAGGACCAGAGCTATTTTCTGGCGATGCTGCGGCCTGAGCAGGTGAAGATTGCGAGCTTTCCAATTGGTCATCTGCCGAAGCCTGAGGTGCGTGAGCAGGCTGCCATGCTGGGATTGAAGACCGCGGCGAAAAAGGACAGTCAGGGGATATGCTTCATTGGCGAGGTTCGCATGGAGGACTTTTTAAGGACGTTTGTAGAGGACAACCCGGGGGACATTGTCGATTTGAACGGCAAAGTATTGGGAGAGCATCGCGGATTGCATCTCTACACTTTGGGGCAGCGCAAAGGGTTGCGTGTGGCGTCAAATCTCTACAAGCAAGCCTACGTGGCGGTGGCCAAGCGACCTGAACGCAATGAACTGGTTGTGGCGATCGAGCGGGACGACACGCCTCTTTTGTGGGCCAAACGTTGTATCATCGGGAGTCTGTCGAATGCAGCACCTGCATCGTTTGATCTGGCCAAACCCAGAAGTCTGATGGCCCAACCTCGCTATCGATGTCCCGCCGCCTTGGCGAGCTACACGCCTTCGAATGACGGCAAAACGGCAGAGCTGCTATTTGACGAACCGCAACGCGCGCTCACCCCGGGACAAATTTGCGCTTTGTATGATGGCGATCAGTTGCTGGGTGGCTCGGTCTTTGAGGAGATTGTGTATGCCTGA